In a genomic window of Corvus hawaiiensis isolate bCorHaw1 chromosome Z, bCorHaw1.pri.cur, whole genome shotgun sequence:
- the AGXT2 gene encoding alanine--glyoxylate aminotransferase 2, mitochondrial, producing MARRLRRLGSVAFRQQKWKSSVFTQAKMPPCDFVPEKYESYPYEHMQKIREQNIAPSLRTYYKKPLLLHQGHMQWLFDYEGRRYLDLFAGIVTVSVGHCHPKVTMATQKQLARLWHTTNIYMYPAIHEYAEKLTSLFPDPLKVVYLTNSGSEANDLAMFMARLHTHNFDIISLRGGYHGGSPYTLGLTSLTPYKHGVANGFGCTATMLPDVFRGPWGGSHCRDSPVQTIRKCSCTEGACHAKDQYIEQFKDTLNTSVPKTVAGFIAEPIQGVNGAVQYPRNFLKEAYHLIRERGGLCISDEVQTGFGRTGSHFWGFQTHGVVPDIVTLAKGIGNGFPMASVVTTKEIANSLAQNLHFNTFGGNPLACVVGAAVLDAIEEDGLQKNSEDVGTYMLLELAKLRDKFEIVGDVRGKGLMIGVEMVTDKDSRRPLPAEEINQIWEDCKDMGVLIGRGGLYSQTFRIKPPMCITKRDVDFAVEVFHTALQRHMEKAAAK from the exons ATGGCGAGGCGGCTGCGGAGGCTCGGCAGCG TTGCCTTTAGGcagcagaaatggaaaagtTCTGTCTTCACACAAGCAAAAATGCCTCCTTGTGATTTTGTACCTGAAAAATATGAA TCCTATCCGTATGAACATATGCAGAAGATCCGTGAACAAAATATTGCTCCTTCACTGAGAACGTATTACAAGAAGCCATTGCTGCTGCACCAGGGACACATGCAGTGGTTGTTTGATTATGAAGGACGAAGATACCTTGATCTCTTTGCTGGGATTGTCACTGTCAGTGTTGGACACTGTCACCC GAAGGTAACTATGGCTACCCAGAAGCAGCTGGCTCGCCTGTGGCATACCACCAATATCTACATGTACCCAGCAATCCACGAGTATGCTGAAAAGctaacttctctttttccagaTCCACTGAAG GTGGTTTATCTCACCAACAGCGGGTCAGAAGCCAATGATTTAGCTATGTTCATGGCAAGGCTGCACACCCATAACTTTGACATCATCTCTCTCAG AGGAGGATACCATGGAGGCAGCCCTTACACGTTGGGTTTGACATCTCTGACTCCTTACAAGCATGGTGTTGCCAATGGCTTTGGCTGTACAGCt ACAATGTTACCAGATGTTTTTCGTGGTCCATGGGGAGGCAGCCATTGTAGAGATTCTCCAGTGCAAACTATTCGAAAATGCAGCTGTACTGAAG GTGCATGTCATGCAAAAGACCAGTACATTGAACAATTCAAAGATACTCTGAATACCTCCGTGCCCAAGACAGTAGCTGGATTTATTGCTGAACCAATTCAA GGTGTTAATGGAGCTGTTCAGTACCCAAGAAATTTCTTAAAGGAAGCGTATCATCTGATACGGGAAAGAGGGGGCCTTTGCATTTCAGATGAA GTACAGACAGGATTTGGACGGACAGGTAGCCATTTCTGGGGATTTCAAACACATGGTGTAGTCCCTGACATCGTTACTTTGGCAAAAGGAATTGGTAATGGCTTCCCAATGGCATCTGTTGTTACAACAAAAG agaTTGCAAATTCCTTGGCTCAAAACCTTCACTTTAATACGTTTGGAGGAAACCCTTTGGCCTGCGTAGTTGGAGCTGCAGTTCTTGAT GCTATTGAAGAAGACGGTCTACAAAAAAACAGTGAGGATGTGGGAACATACATGCTGCTGGAGTTGGCTAAACTACGGGATAAATTTGAGATTGTTGGAGATGTCCGTGGCAAGGGACTTATGATTGGAGTAGAAATGGTGACAGATAAG GACAGTCGACGCCCTCTTCCAGCTGAAGAAATCAATCAGATCTGGGAGGACTGTAAAGACATGGGGGTTCTGATCGGCAGAGGAGGGCTCTACAGTCAG ACATTCAGAATTAAGCCTCCTATGTGCATTACTAAAAGAGATGTCGACTTTGCTGTGGAAGTATTTCATACTGCTTTACAGAGACACATGGAAAAAGCCGCTGCAAAATAG
- the DNAJC21 gene encoding dnaJ homolog subfamily C member 21 isoform X1, whose product MKCHYEVLGVRRDAAEEELKRAYRRLALRWHPDKNLENAEEAAEQFKLIQAAYDVLSDPQERAWYDNHREALLKGGVDGDYQDDSLDLLHYFTVSCYSGYGDDEKGFFTVYRQVFEKIAKEELEYMTQEDIEEFPMFGYSHSDYDTVVHPFYAYWQSFCTQKNFAWKEEYDTRQASNRWEKRAMEKENKKTREKARKERNELIRQLVAFIRKRDKRVQAHRKLVEEQNAEKTRKAEQFRRQQKLKQAKLAEQYKEQSWITMSDLERELQEMEAQYEKEFGDGSGGEDELEEQETKGIEDKLNDEAEEAEFVDGLYCPACDKLLKTEKAMKNHEKSKKHREMVSLLRQQLEEEEGKFPVSLDDADGIETKEEEETKDMPKQKLSKKQRKKQKTMKGYEDSFDQSADEETVEQKEVPSMEKDSGSTEELLNDGQRCAVSEDTGIGDDVSQENETKSEEKSSTKPKGKKAKEAKKSAKASSESSTTNEDPIHCVTCNCTFPSRNKLFEHLKATGHARATTTPTVNGAVNARNKKEKRKNR is encoded by the exons ATGAAGTGCCACTACGAGGTGCTGGGCGTGAGGCGGGACGCCGCCGAGGAGGAGCTGAAGCGGGCGTACCGCCGGCTGGCGCTGCGCTGGCACCCGG ATAAAAACCTCGAGAACGCGGAGGAGGCAGCGGAGCAGTTCAAGTTGATCCAGGCGGCGTACGACGTGCTCAGCGACCCACAGGAACGGGCCTG GTATGATAATCACAGGGAGGCTCTGCTGAAAGGGGGAGTTGATGGAGACTATCAGGATGATAGCTTGGATCTGCTGCACTACTTCACTGTTAGCTGTTACTCTGGATATGGGGATGATGAAAAG GGATTCTTTACAGTCTATCGACAAGTTTTTGAGAAGATTGCGAAGGAAGAGTTGGAATATATGACCCAGGAAGATATTGAAGAATTCCCTATGTTTGGATATTCCCATAGTGACTATGATACG gTAGTCCACCCTTTCTATGCATATTGGCAGAGTTTTTGTACTCAGAAAAACTTCGCTTGGAAAGAAGAGTATGACACACGACAAGCCTCAAACCGCTGGGAGAAACGAGCTATggaaaaagagaacaagaaaacgagggagaaagcaaggaaagagaggaatgaaCTGATCCGTCAGCTAGTAGCCTTTATTCGTAAAAGGGATAAAAGAGTACAGGCTCACAGAAAACTTGTAGAagaacaaaatgcagaaaaaactaGGAAAGCAGAGCAATTTCGGAGGCAACAGAAGCTCAAACAAGCCAA ACTTGCTGAGCAGTacaaagagcagagctggatAACTATGTCAGATCTGGAGAGAGAACTGCAAGAGATGGAGGCACAATATGAAAAGGAATTTGGAGATGGATCAGGTGGTGAAGATGAATTAGAAGAACAGGAGACAAAAGGCATTGAAG ACAAACTGAATGATGAAGCTGAAGAAGCTGAATTTGTTGATGGTCTGTACTGCCCTGCTTGTGACAAATTGTTAAAAACTGAGAAAGC CATGAAGAATCATGAAAAATCAAAGAAGCATCGAGAGATGGTATCACTCTTACGACAGCAactggaagaggaagaagggaaatttCCTGTGTCTTTGGATGATGCAGATGGAATAGAGaccaaagaggaggaagaaacaaaagACATGCCCAAACAGAA ACTCtcaaagaaacaaaggaagaaacagaaaacaatgaaG GGTTATGAGGACTCTTTTGATCAAAGTGCTGATGAAGAAACAGTTGAACAAAAGGAGGTGCCCAGCATGGAGAAGGACAGTGGCTCAACAGAAGAATTATTAAATGATGGCCAAAGATGTGCTGTGTCAGAAGACACAGGCATTGGAGATGATGTCAGCCAggagaatgaaacaaaaagtgaagaaaaaag CAGCACTAAgcctaaagggaaaaaagccaaggaAGCAAAAAAGTCTGCCAAGGCATCTTCAGAGAGCTCAACAACG AATGAAGATCCCATCCACTGTGTAACCTGCAATTGTACATTTCCGTCCCGAAATAAATTGTTTGAACACCTAAAAGCCACAGGACATGCAAGAGCAACGACAACACCGACTGTAAATGGAGCGGTGAATGccagaaacaaaaaagagaaacgTAAAAACAGATAG
- the DNAJC21 gene encoding dnaJ homolog subfamily C member 21 isoform X2 — translation MKCHYEVLGVRRDAAEEELKRAYRRLALRWHPDKNLENAEEAAEQFKLIQAAYDVLSDPQERAWYDNHREALLKGGVDGDYQDDSLDLLHYFTVSCYSGYGDDEKGFFTVYRQVFEKIAKEELEYMTQEDIEEFPMFGYSHSDYDTVVHPFYAYWQSFCTQKNFAWKEEYDTRQASNRWEKRAMEKENKKTREKARKERNELIRQLVAFIRKRDKRVQAHRKLVEEQNAEKTRKAEQFRRQQKLKQAKLAEQYKEQSWITMSDLERELQEMEAQYEKEFGDGSGGEDELEEQETKGIEDKLNDEAEEAEFVDGLYCPACDKLLKTEKAMKNHEKSKKHREMVSLLRQQLEEEEGKFPVSLDDADGIETKEEEETKDMPKQKLSKKQRKKQKTMKGYEDSFDQSADEETVEQKEVPSMEKDSGSTEELLNDGQRCAVSEDTGIGDDVSQENETKSEEKSTKPKGKKAKEAKKSAKASSESSTTNEDPIHCVTCNCTFPSRNKLFEHLKATGHARATTTPTVNGAVNARNKKEKRKNR, via the exons ATGAAGTGCCACTACGAGGTGCTGGGCGTGAGGCGGGACGCCGCCGAGGAGGAGCTGAAGCGGGCGTACCGCCGGCTGGCGCTGCGCTGGCACCCGG ATAAAAACCTCGAGAACGCGGAGGAGGCAGCGGAGCAGTTCAAGTTGATCCAGGCGGCGTACGACGTGCTCAGCGACCCACAGGAACGGGCCTG GTATGATAATCACAGGGAGGCTCTGCTGAAAGGGGGAGTTGATGGAGACTATCAGGATGATAGCTTGGATCTGCTGCACTACTTCACTGTTAGCTGTTACTCTGGATATGGGGATGATGAAAAG GGATTCTTTACAGTCTATCGACAAGTTTTTGAGAAGATTGCGAAGGAAGAGTTGGAATATATGACCCAGGAAGATATTGAAGAATTCCCTATGTTTGGATATTCCCATAGTGACTATGATACG gTAGTCCACCCTTTCTATGCATATTGGCAGAGTTTTTGTACTCAGAAAAACTTCGCTTGGAAAGAAGAGTATGACACACGACAAGCCTCAAACCGCTGGGAGAAACGAGCTATggaaaaagagaacaagaaaacgagggagaaagcaaggaaagagaggaatgaaCTGATCCGTCAGCTAGTAGCCTTTATTCGTAAAAGGGATAAAAGAGTACAGGCTCACAGAAAACTTGTAGAagaacaaaatgcagaaaaaactaGGAAAGCAGAGCAATTTCGGAGGCAACAGAAGCTCAAACAAGCCAA ACTTGCTGAGCAGTacaaagagcagagctggatAACTATGTCAGATCTGGAGAGAGAACTGCAAGAGATGGAGGCACAATATGAAAAGGAATTTGGAGATGGATCAGGTGGTGAAGATGAATTAGAAGAACAGGAGACAAAAGGCATTGAAG ACAAACTGAATGATGAAGCTGAAGAAGCTGAATTTGTTGATGGTCTGTACTGCCCTGCTTGTGACAAATTGTTAAAAACTGAGAAAGC CATGAAGAATCATGAAAAATCAAAGAAGCATCGAGAGATGGTATCACTCTTACGACAGCAactggaagaggaagaagggaaatttCCTGTGTCTTTGGATGATGCAGATGGAATAGAGaccaaagaggaggaagaaacaaaagACATGCCCAAACAGAA ACTCtcaaagaaacaaaggaagaaacagaaaacaatgaaG GGTTATGAGGACTCTTTTGATCAAAGTGCTGATGAAGAAACAGTTGAACAAAAGGAGGTGCCCAGCATGGAGAAGGACAGTGGCTCAACAGAAGAATTATTAAATGATGGCCAAAGATGTGCTGTGTCAGAAGACACAGGCATTGGAGATGATGTCAGCCAggagaatgaaacaaaaagtgaagaaaaaag CACTAAgcctaaagggaaaaaagccaaggaAGCAAAAAAGTCTGCCAAGGCATCTTCAGAGAGCTCAACAACG AATGAAGATCCCATCCACTGTGTAACCTGCAATTGTACATTTCCGTCCCGAAATAAATTGTTTGAACACCTAAAAGCCACAGGACATGCAAGAGCAACGACAACACCGACTGTAAATGGAGCGGTGAATGccagaaacaaaaaagagaaacgTAAAAACAGATAG
- the BRIX1 gene encoding ribosome biogenesis protein BRX1 homolog encodes MAGQRERGRTGNTAGGSTRTGTRALGKRAQEVRSHSREHRKCDTGNVTREVEHASSGHGMAWGRMAAKRKRGALAAGKAKRARSAASAGEAVPEGGPRERSVPPQEYSIPPPVSQGKWKNKERVLIFSSRGINFRTRHLMQDLRTLMPHSKADTKMDRKDQLFVINEVCEMKNCNKCIFFEAKKKQDLYMWLSNTPQGPSAKFLVQNVHTLAELKMTGNCLRGSRPLLSFDPIFDQEPHYALLKELFIQIFSTPQYHPKSQPFVDHVFTFTITDERIWFRNYQIIEEDASLVEIGPRFVLNLIKIFQGSFGGPTLYENPHYQSPNMHRRLVRLSVAAKFREKQQVKEVQKIKKKGTKVLVEEDPTEVVFETPAEEKPVEIQLVKPETKPIVKDKKKLRKIQRKKQKKLFRTEGSA; translated from the exons ATGGCCGGACAGCGGGAGCGCGGCCGGACGGGGAACACAGCAGGCGGGAGCACAAGAACCGGAACGCGAGCACTGGGAAAGCGAGCGCAGGAAGTGAGATCACACAGCCGCGAGCACAGGAAATGTGACACAGGAAATGTGACACGGGAAGTGGAGCACGCGAGCAGCGGGCACGGGATGGCGTGGGGCCGGATGGCGGCCAAGAGAAAGCGTGGAGCGCTGGCCGCGGGGAAGGCGAAGCGCGCCAGGAGCGCCGCGAGCGCGGGCGAGGCGGTGCCGGAGGGCGGCCCGCGGGAGCGCAGCGTCCCGCCGCAGGAATACAGCATCCCGCCGCCCGTGTCCCAG GGCAAATGGAAAAACAAGGAGCGAGTGCTGATATTCTCCTCTCGTGGAATTAATTTCAGAACAAGACACCTAATGCAAGACTTAAGAACATTGATGCCTCACTCTAAAGCAG ATACTAAAATGGACCGTAAAGACCAGTTATTTGTGATCAATGAG GTGTGTGAAATGAAAAACTGCAATAAGTGCATCTTCTTTGAAGCCAAAAAGAAACAGGATCTCTACATGTG GCTTTCGAACACACCACAGGGACCATCTGCTAAATTCTTGGTGCAGAATG TTCACACACTGGCTGAATTGAAGATGACAGGAAATTGCCTAAGGGGTTCAAGACCCCTTTTGTCTTTTGATCCA ATATTTGACCAGGAGCCACATTATGCCCTCCTTAAAGAATTGTTTATTCAG ATATTTAGTACACCACAGTACCACCCCAAAAGCCAGCCTTTTGTCGATCACGTCTTCACCTTCACCATCACTGATGAAAGGATCTGGTTTCGCAATTACCAG aTAATAGAAGAAGATGCATCTCTAGTAGAAATTGGGCCTCGTTTTGTCCTGAACCTCATAAAAATCTTCCAAGGTAGCTTTGGAGGACCAACTCTGTATGAAAATCCTCATTACCAGTCCCCAAATATG CATCGCCGGCTGGTAAGATTGTCAGTGGCTGCTaaattcagagaaaagcagcaagtCAAAGAAGTGcaaaagattaagaaaaaaggGACTAAGGTCCTTGTTGAAGAAGATCCTACCGAAGTGGTCTTTGAAACTCCAGCTGAGGAGAAGCCAGTGGAAATTCAGCTTGTGAAACCAGAGACAAAGCCAATTGTTAAAGATAAGAAGAAGCTACGCAAAATTCAgaggaagaagcaaaaaaagctATTCAGAACTGAAGGATCTGCATAG